tagatcgcttacctttatgaccctaaacaagcacaaatctaaaagcgacgcgttaaacatgctagaacatgtttagtaaagttataaaacaggtttggtattaaaacaaacggttttaataccctagagtagtttggttacaaaatacgcgagaaaacgcattttggccgaaactacgactcgtcactgagcctagataacgtgttaatcagtaggtatagtcactagggactataaccatcgtgattacgctcacgttatgaagttcaaacgaacttcgcattgaccataaactggtcaatgcagaaagtcaaacacagtttgactttaacgctaaaacgaatgaaaagcgcgaaagaatacttacagaaggtcccgcaagattgatattccaagtatgtctcaggtatgaagtgatattcACTCCAACTTaaagaaaatctcagaattcaagtgaggaaaatgggcaaggcatgggggggtatttataggtgtagttgaaccgttaagatcgttcctcgttatccgagattcaatcctagccgtACACCTCATGCCCATAGTTTTTGAAAACCAGGGGAGcccctaaaccagcccatagactcaacaaaaccatgtgcaagggtgggtaacagctggaaatggctggaatgcaattctgctgatctgggcatggcttacggaccgtaagcatacccatacggtctgtaaggaccctgcagaccagcagattttgcattttggcagttttggtccctttGCGTgtatggtcgtgttttggcacttttaacacccgtcaaacccatttatAAGCTCTAataggatgttaaagcatagggaacattaaatatgctaaaaaatatgccggatttcagttcgtttggtcgtacgattgcgttgttcggttaattacgacggaagtcgtaatggacgcaaaaacggtccaaattgcgcgacgaatggatttttgacatgccaatcactaaaacataatattttaatgattacataaatttttggatgtccggatgtattcagaaaggaagttatgcgcgaaaatgcaaacttatgcactttttgacgcttttagtccctgaatgacccaaaagtttattttagcacaccgaacccctcaaagcctatttctaagctatgtaaaggatatttagggtgtgtttaacttatgggcatgttttggaatgtttgttacagttcaaattggcacactttcgcagtttgtcaattttagtccttgtaagcgaataaacttgtttttgccataccaaagccttcaaaacttatttctaagttatgtaaaggttatttaaggtatgttaagcataagttgatgttctggagtatttgttacgtttaactgattacgtttacgcaccagtttgcgtataattctctagaaagcgatatagagtatAAAATGGAATAAAaaacaaaacatgaaaaacatcaaacataaacaaacaaacattgggatcaaataactttatttcattgataaatgaattgttcataatgattacaagcacaaatgtcacagaaatgagttcgatgggggataTGAAGATCTTCCTAGGGCTTCAGGTTGGGCAActgcccgatggaatcttcattcaccaaacaaaATATGTGAATGATGTGTTGGAAAAGTTCAACATGTCTGAATCAACTCCAACATCCACCCCCCTGGCTCAAAATCATGGGATATGTCCGGATGAAAGCGGTGAAAAGGTGGATGAGACGCACTATCGGTCGAtcattggatctttaatgtatctgaCTGCGTCACGCCCGGAGATCATGTATCCAACTTGCCTATGCGGCCGATATCAGTCCAGTCCGAGACAGTCACACATGACGATTGTGAAGAGAATTTTACGGTATCTTAAAGGTTGCCTAAGcaccggcttgtggtatcctaaaTCTGGTGACTTTTCTCTTACAGGCTATGCAGACTCTGACTTCGAGAGCTGTAAATTGAATGCAAAATCCATAACTGTAGGCTGTCAGTTCTTCAGAATTCcactagtcacttggcagtgcaagaaacaaaccaaaGTCGCTCTCTCGACATGTGAGGCTGAATATGTTTCGGCCTCCAGCTGTTGCtctcagatcctttggatccaacagcaaatgAGGGACTTTGGTTTGCAGTTCTTGGACACGCCAATCTATGTGGACAATGAGGCAGCtatacacaccgatgatcagagaGCTGATTTTTACCCAAAACCCTTTGATAGAACAAGATTTAACTATCTTTTAAAATTGAACGGGTTGAAAAATTTGTTTTCTGGGTGGGTAATAGAGTGTGGAGCCGAGGAGGACGGCGATCAGAAGTGATCTGCATcttgttgtcaagtttctgtacagttttattttctgtttttgataaaaccaaaaacacaaaaatatgtttttgattttagggggagaaagtttacagaaaatacaaaaacatgataaaatttcaaaatataaaaacattgaGAAAatcaaaaagagtttgtgtaaaaaggggaaatgatagtacatcagctcgACAGttgcagtacgctaaagaaatgtaaagtttaatAGTGATTAAGtagtctcgctgatgatatgccgataggtttttacacatttagtaagtttgtttgggatataaacctaaatcattTCTTGCTtattacgtggggaacatctctcggatatataggtaacccctgaaatcctgtttaaaagactctatttctgacatactaggtctttgtacgtgatgatatctggggtattatacgaggacttctgattttgcgggagcaataacCTAGTCCTCATATAATACTATGCACTACTTTATTtataaagcctcccctcagcataaaaaatgatgaaacattgaaaaatgctaatcatgtgctgttgaaaagaagatccccaaagtggacccacctaaagtcgagccatcatctctctaatagaacggaagttctagcctgagctctcatggcctcgcattcacccattacagatatcattagtgtgcactcacctgtaagacttaATATagtagtctggatacgggagtatattctgaggtggtacatgCATATAAGTTAAGCctttaaaacactaattcgtaaCCTAaacagattgaaatttgtgtgagaatttaaattggatcagtatatcggcaatcacTGTGAATTGCTTAATGCTTAgtatgaaatcaaagcttaacggtacttgtaacttgtcagCAACTGATATGAttcctaacacgctcaccaaaaatatgtttgtacagtttattgtttatcaaaatccaaaaagatttcatGTTTGTTTAGCAaaatgtcaaaaatccaaaaagatttgatttttcatcttattttcgacaacggaCATCGGGGATCTGATGACCAAAGTCTCACAGTGCTAAACAAGTTGGAACATGTGGGTTGGataagaaaaagtttgtgaaatGTGTTGGTAATTGCTTGAAAAGtttaaaagttcattaatttgaacttaatctgcttcagaatgtcagcAAGATCATAAATTGGTCAGctaaggtcattaacttggacttggcaggctaaacagttgaccagggttattaacttggacttggttaactgggtgtgatGGTAAATAgttaaaaatcaaaaagttaaaaaaataaaaataataaataaattgagaaattaaaaaaaaaatttgaaaagtgTTGTTTCATACTAAATGACCAACTCGCACGAAATGGCCAAGTGTTTGTTATAAGCCAACTCGTACGAATTGGCCACATTGCTTCATTgttcatttcgcatgaaatggcaCGTCTCTATAAAGGGTGCCAAATCGCTTGAAACCTCAGTTTCTCCATTTCGCACCAAATACGCACAACCTTCAAACGATCTGAGGCGATTCATCGATTTCTTGAGATTCAAGCCTAAATCTTGTCGTTTTTGTTGATCGTAATCTCTGTAAGTTGGTTGGTACAACTTATAACATGGGAAAGGTAAGGATTGACAGTTTATTGAACCAGATCTGTTGAACTTCGATGAACAAGACCTTTGATTTTAGATCTAGGTTGATTTTGTGGACCAAATTGGATAAAAACCATATTAGTATGTTCGGAATTTGATGTAGATTAGATCTAGGGCTTCAATTTAAACTAGATTTCTTGAATCGCTTGAACTCCGATGAACAGATCTCCGAACTTAGATCTAGGATGTGTTTGTGGTCTAAAATGAACAATAATCTTATCAGTGTACTCGGAATCTGTTATAGAACAAACCTAAGGTTTCAATTtcatcatcaaaacaggttttaaaCATTTGTAAAATCACTGTTCATTCATGTCTGTTCAAACGAAATGGAAACctgatttcaaacgaaatgacaattcatttcatacgaaatggtACACTGTTTAATGTTTCCAAATCATGCGAAATGGCCATTTCACTTGAAACACCATTTCGGTTGAAACACCATTTCGCTTGAAACACCAACTCGTTTGAAACTGACCAATTCGTATAAGGGTCAACTCATTTGAAAATGACCAATTCGCTTAAAATTCCAATTCGTGTGAAGTATGTTATGTTTTGAAATTAGGTcaaaaatgtttaacttgttgttatgtttatgtTTCTAGCATCAATTGTTGAATTTGATTCGTCACATAACACTTGTTGTGTTTATGATGAAGAGCTTCCAAAGATGGCTGTATTCAAGGATATTCTGGAATTTCTGAAGCGGTTACCTATCCAAAAGGCATTGACGAATCAGCATAGTGTTTTCAGATCTCATATTGATCGTTTCTGGAAGAATGCTACGTATGATGAAGAGTGTAAAGTGATAACTTCAAATGTTAGCCTAAATGGTGAAGATAAAGAGATCGTCATCACAGAACAACTTGTCCGCGAAGTGTTAGATTTTCCGGATGATGAAAATTCACCAACAAAGTTTCCAGAGAGAATGGTTAAGGGTTGCATGTTGAGAATGGGATACAGTGGTCCATTGAATAATGCTAACTATTTGAAAGCTTGTTTTCCAAAGCCGTATAAGTTCTTCATTCACTCAGTGATTCATGCACTCAGTCATAGAAAGGGTAGATACGACGTGATGAAAGATTACCAGATGTGTATGGTAACAACTTTGGTGTTAAACAAAAAGTACAATTTTTCTAAAATCGTTTTCCATTACATGAAAGAAAACATTACTTCAGGCAGTAAAACCTAGATATATCCGAGATTTGTACAAATGATGCTTGATCATGCTTATCCAGATCTAGTGAAAGATGAAGATAATGATCTATTGGTGTTGTATCACATGGATAACGATTCGTTGATCAGATTATCCAGGTATCACAAAAATTGGCCAGAACCGAAGACAAAGGCAGAATTCTTTGGATTCATCAAGAGTGCAAATTATGAAGATCCAGATCCGGTGAATTAATAAAGTTAGTAGAATTCAGGGAAACACGAAAAGTGGAGAAATGACGAAGAGATGAAAGAAAAAAGTGCAGCTGATGAATTAATAAAGTTAGTAGAATTCAAGGAAACACGAAATGAGTGGTTTACAAAAGAAGAAAAGGAGTAGAAAGATAACTCCTAAAGCTCAAGCTGAAGAAGGTTCGTCTTCACAACCGCAGAAGAAACGTAAGAAGAAAGCTGTTGAAACTATGTTGATCGACGAACCTGAAAAACTTGAAACAGAAGTGAATGTTGATGGAAATCAAGAACAACTATCTCCTGGAATGGAACAGTTGATGAGAGATATTGATGTTACTCTTGAAACTGGGGAAGCAGCTGGTGAAAAGGTAGTTGATGATAAAGAGAAAAGTTCTTCTGATCCTGAAGAAAGTGACATTGATGCTGAAACTGATCGATGGATCAAATCAAACTATGATCCAAGAGATAGATtgataaaaaggaaaagaaaGCAGAGTGCAGACGATGATAAAGATGAAACATATGTTCCATCACCAGAACATGTTCAAGAAGTACAAACACCACCTTCTGAGGGTAGGAAGAAATCTAATGCAAGAAAACGTGTTGTATCTCCTGTAGTACGAAAGTTGAAAATCACGCTGAAAAAACGTCCACCAACTGAACCTCAATCAAAACCTATCCAAGAACCAAgtcaaccaccatcaccaccaccacaatctGAACCACAAGCGGAACCACATCAATGACCACCACCACAAAAttaaccaccaccatcaccaccaccacatcaACCATCACCACAATCATCATCACAACTTCGTATTTCTACACCAATTCATGAACAACCTGTTATAACTTCACCACACATACTACAAACACCACCAACTTCACAACCACCACTACAAACGACTCCTGGATCGTCTAAATTTAAAGATTTTCCGCATTTTCCAGAGAATATACTTCTTGAAGATATTGGAGATTTTAATTTTGTAACTGATGATGTTGTAAAGAAGTTACAGAAGAATGTGGAAGAGGTGATGGTTGAGAAAAAGAAGTTAGAAAAGCGTGTAAAGGCTGTTGAAGCTGAAAACTCATCTTTGTTGAAAAGAGTTGAAGTTGATCAAGCTGATATTGATATACTTAAAGTTCGAATAGCAGAGTTAGAAGAAGAAAAAGCTCGAAGAGATGATCAAAATGAATACTTCAagctgaagaacaaagaattGGAAGCAAACAACGCTATGAAAGAGCATGAAATGTATATGATGAATAAAGTATTGGAGAATTTAATCGGAAAGCCTGTTGAACAAAGATTTGAAGAGATCGAGCTTGAAGAAGTCAGAGCTAGACGTAAGGTTGCGATTGAAGCTGAAATGAAAAACAAAGGCAAAGGTGTTCCAATTGAAGGTGTTGCTGAAGTAAGTGAAAGAGCAATTGTAGTATCTGAGCCGGAAAAAGTTCCTGAAAAGTCTATTCTTGATCCTTGTCTGATATCGTCAGTTTCTGGTGTGTTTGATGATGatgtagaagatgaagaagaagaagaagatgatgatgatattctGAAAGATGGTGCAGAAGATGTTTTTTCTGCTTCAggtgatggtgatgatgacgGCAATGATGACGATGATCAAGGTGCTACAGGCATAAAAGTCACCGAAGCGTCTCAGGAAGAAAAGATTGATGAATTTCTTCAGGATGATGCTAATAAAGAATCTGAGAATGCAAAAGGTAAGGGGGAGCATGATGATACAGAGAATGTTGATGAAAGTGATAATCATGTTACAAGATTGATTTTGCGTCTTGAACACGGTGTAGAGGAAGGTGAAATTCTGCACACTTACATGTTAGCCGAGATCATCAAGATAACGCATGTTGATGAAAATGaattcaagtttgattttgaagaagagTTGAATAAGTTCGACATCAATCAGCAGCCTGAATACCAGTACAAATACGTAGAAGATGCTGATAACTATGACAGAGTTGAAGTTGAAGACTGGAGTGATGAAGAACATTCTGAAAGTGTTCATGTTGATACTTCTAACTTTCCGACACTTGCTGAATTTTTCAGTCAAGCGAATGAAGACGAGTTAAGAAGGAAAGTTGCTGAGAGTGTAAAGAATAAAAGCTTTAGTGAAATGTCAAAGGATGAACAGcgagaagaaagaaagaaatggttcaGAAAAGATTCTGAACGAAAGTTCAAAAGACCTCTGTAGTATTACAAGAGAGACAGAGAAGTTTCTTTGGGAGATATTATCAGTTGGGGGTTTCTGCCACAAGTGAATGCATATGCAATTTGAAGAGAATTTGGCGTTCAGTACTTTGAGTATATTCAAGACATAATGTCTTTGCCCTGGTGGGATGTAGAAGAACTTCCTAAAGTCAGAACTTTGTCTTATCCTGTCAGAGAGCGTGATATGCCTACTTGGGGCTTAATGAAGTTTGAAGCTTTCAAAGATTTTAAACACTGGAAGCCTCACTATCCGAAGAAAGTGAAGAGGCTAGATCCAGTTTCCGGCATTGAAGAAACTATTCTGCAAATTAAGAAGCCAAGAGTGATAAAGAATATTCCACTGCCTAAGATGGAACAAGATTTTCACAAAGGGTTCTTATGTTGGGTTTATAGCTGTATGTCAACTGAAGCTGTGATCACGTACAAAGTGGAGAATGAAATCAGATACATTCATCTTTATGACCCAATGTGGATTGTGAACTCCTCAGCGAAGGATATCGAATGTTTATTTGTGAACAAGATTGGTTACAAAGCTGAAGATAAAGACCAAGCATTGCAGTTTCAGAAAGTTGCAACAATATGTTTTCAGAAAGGAATCAATTCTGAAAATGCATGGTCGTCTAAGTGGAGGAAGATTGAAAAAGAGGAGGCTCTGAAAGCTGAAAAGGAGAGAAAGGAACGTGAAGAGCTTCGAGGTAAATGGATGAAGATACAAGCTGAAGAAAAACTGAAAGCTGCTAAAGAGAATGAAAAACTTAAGAGTTTGTTGAAGAGAAAGCCGAAGTAGAGAGAGGAAAAGTTCAAGTCTCTGTGAAAGGAAGTTTTGAAGACAGGTTGACTGaagactacggcaatatccaagggggagtttgttggtacacAATGTCTATCGCCTATGTCATCAGTCTATGTCGTGTCAGTAGCTTGTAATAGGGGTTAAAGTGTAAAAGTTTAAAGTTATTTGATGTCATGTCCAATTCGCACGAAATGGCTTATGTAAGGCCAGTTCGCACGAAATGGATTTtaccaattcgtgcgaaatggtcatGCCATTTCATGCAGATTTCATGCGgattggaaaccctataaataggggtgttggGTTTTCCATTTGGAACGATTCTGGTGAAATATCTCATGAAGTGCTGTCAAATTCTCAGCATGTATTAACGTCTAATATCAATGGAAAAccagtttaaagtgtatttctCTACTTCTGCTCACATGCTAACACCGATTCAAGGTTACTAGATTGTTTCCGCCTCTCTAGTGACTTGATTTAACTCTGACCGACTAGTATTTGATCGAATCTCGATCCTACA
This genomic stretch from Helianthus annuus cultivar XRQ/B chromosome 8, HanXRQr2.0-SUNRISE, whole genome shotgun sequence harbors:
- the LOC110870151 gene encoding trigger factor-like, yielding MVEKKKLEKRVKAVEAENSSLLKRVEVDQADIDILKVRIAELEEEKARRDDQNEYFKLKNKELEANNAMKEHEMYMMNKVLENLIGKPVEQRFEEIELEEVRARRKVAIEAEMKNKGKGVPIEGVAEVSERAIVVSEPEKVPEKSILDPCLISSVSGVFDDDVEDEEEEEDDDDILKDGAEDVFSASGDGDDDGNDDDDQGATGIKVTEASQEEKIDEFLQDDANKESENAKGKGEHDDTENVDESDNHVTRLILRLEHGVEEGEILHTYMLAEIIKITHVDENEFKFDFEEELNKFDINQQPEYQYKYVEDADNYDRVEVEDWSDEEHSESVHVDTSNFPTLAEFFSQANEDELRRKVAESVKNKSFSEMSKDEQREERKKWFRKDSERKFKRPL